From the genome of Papaver somniferum cultivar HN1 chromosome 2, ASM357369v1, whole genome shotgun sequence, one region includes:
- the LOC113348476 gene encoding heat shock protein 90-6, mitochondrial-like isoform X2 — MHKLSRLSSSSILRNGGSRYRGVASSISASTSQYDSTGVSDSNKSTSRWYSSITTGRSNSSHSTPKFNLRNGFYLSNRYESTSAAASDATDSPPAEKFEYQAEVSRLMDLIVHSLYSNKEVFLRELISNASDALDKLRFLSVTDPGLMKESSELDIRVQTDKDNGIITITDSGIGMTREEIVDCLGTIAQSGTAKFLKALKDSKDSGSDNNLIGQFGVGFYSAFLVADRVVVSTKSPKSEKQYVWEGEANASSYTIREETDPEKLIPRGTRLTLYLKRDDKGFAHPERVQKLVKNYSQFVSFPIYTWQEKGYTKEVEVDEDPAEVKKEGDDNQIEKKKTKTVVERYWDWELTNETKPLWLRNPKEVTTEEYNDFYKQTFNEYLEPLASSHFTTEGEVEFRSVLYVPAISPTGKDDITNPKTKNIRLYVKRVFISDDFDGELFPRYLSFVKGVVDSNDLPLNVSREILQESRIVRIMRKRLVRKAFDMILGIAMSENPEDYEKFWDNFGKNIKLGCIEDRENQKRLAPLLRFFSSQADEVMISLDEYVENMMPEQKDIYYIASDSLTSAQNAPFLEKLKEKEYEVLFLVDPIDEVAIQNLKSYKEKNFVDISKEDLDMGDKDEEKEKQIKQEFGVTCDWMKKRLGDKVASVQISNRLSSSPCVLVSGKFGWSANMERLMKAQSLGDTSSLDYMRGRRVLEINAEHAIIKNLSVACKSSPDDQEALRAIDLLYNTALISSGFTPENPAELGGKIYEMMGMALSGKWSPAMEAEVMEQSKMINGSEAAIEAEVVPVEAGTGQK; from the exons ATGCATAAGCTATCGAgactttcttcttcctctattcTTCGTAATGGTGGCTCACGGTATCGCGGTGTTGCTTCCTCAATTTCAGCATCCACTTCTCAATATGATTCG ACTGGAGTCAGTGATTCGAACAAATCAACAAGCAGATGGTATTCATCAATAACCACAGGGAGAAGCAATTCTTCTCACTCAACACCGAAGTTTAATTTAAGAAATGGTTTTTATTTGAGTAACCGTTATGAATCAACCTCGGCGGCAGCATCAGATGCTACAGATTCACCACCTGCTGAAAAGTTTGAGTACCAAGCAGAA GTTAGTCGTTTGATGGATCTCATTGTTCACAGCTTGTATAGTAACAAAGAAGTGTTTCTCCGAGAGCTCATCAG CAATGCTAGTGATGCGCTGGACAAGCTGCGGTTTTTGAGTGTTACAGATCCTGGGCTTATGAAAGAATCAAGTGAGCTGGATATCCGAGTTCAGACAGACAAGGATAATGGGATCATTACTATCAC TGACTCTGGAATTGGTATGACTCGGGAAGAAATTGTTGATTGTCTTGGAACTATTGCTCAGAGTGGAACTGCTAAGTTTTTAAAGGCTTTAAAG GATAGCAAGGATTCTGGATCTGACAACAATTTAATAGGTCAATTTGGTGTTGGATTTtattcagcttttcttgtggcTGATAGG GTTGTTGTCTCAACTAAGAGCCCAAAATCTGAAAAGCAATATGTATGGGAGGGAGAGGCTAATGCGAGCTCGTATACAATCCGGGAGGAGACAGACCCGGAGAAGCTTATTCCAAGAGGAACTCGTTTAACATTATATCTCAAG CGTGATGACAAAGGTTTTGCGCATCCGGAAAGGGTCCAGAAACTTGTGAAGAACTACTCTCAGTTTGTATCGTTCCCTATATATACCTGGCAAGAAAAGGGATATACCAAAGAG GTTGAGGTTGATGAGGATCCAGCTGAAGTAAAAAAGGAAGGAGATGATAACCAAATTGAG aagaagaagaccaaaACTGTGGTTGAAAGATACTGGGACTGGGAGCTTACAAATGAAACTAAACCTTTATGG CTTCGCAATCCTAAGGAAGTGACTACGGAAGAGTATAATGATTTCTACAAGCAAACTTTCAATGAGTACTTGGAGCCATTGGCATCTTCTCATTTTACAACAGAG GGTGAGGTTGAATTCAGGTCTGTACTTTATGTGCCAGCCATTAGTCCAACGGGAAAAGATGACATAACAAACCCAAAGACGAAGAACATTAGGCTTTATGTTAAGCGAGTGTTCATTTCGGACGACTTTGACGGAGAGCTG TTCCCTAGATATCTTAGCTTCGTGAAAGGTGTTGTAGATTCAAACGATCTTCCACTAAATGTCTCACGTGAGATTCTTCAAGAGAGCCGTATT GTGCGTATTATGAGGAAACGGTTGGTGCGCAAGGCCTTTGATATGATCTTGGGTATCGCTATGAGTGAGAACCCCGAG GATTATGAAAAGTTCTGGGATAACTTTGGAAAGAATATAAAATTGGGTTGTATCGAGGATCGTGAAAACCAAAAGCGTCTTGCTCCCCTTCTTCGATTTTTCTCCTCTCAGGCTGATGAAGTGATGATCAGCTTGGATGAATATGTTGAGAATATGATGCCCGAGCAGAAGGATATCTACTATATTGCATCAGATAGTTTGACTAGTGCTCAGAATGCACCATTTTTAGAGAAGCTCAAGGAGAAGGAATATGAA GTGCTATTTCTAGTTGATCCCATCGATGAGGTCGCTATCCAAAACCTAAAGTCCTACAAGGAGAAAAACTTTGTGGACATTAGCAAGGAAGATTTGGATATGG GTGATAAGGATGAGGAGAAGGAGAAACAGATCAAGCAGGAGTTTGGTGTAACTTGTGATTGGATGAAGAAGCGTCTGGGTGATAAAGTTGCGAGTGTTCAAATCTCCAATCGTCTGAGCAGCTCACCTTGTGTTCTTGTGTCTGGAAAGTTTGGCTGGTCAGCTAATATGGAGAG GCTGATGAAGGCTCAGTCACTTGGAGACACATCTTCCTTGGACTATATGAGAGGGAGGAGAGTATTGGAGATTAATGCAGAGCATGCAATCATCAAAAACTTGAGT GTTGCATGCAAGAGTAGCCCTGATGATCAAGAGGCACTGCGGGCAATTGATCTTTTGTATAATACAGCTTTAATCTCTAGCGGCTTCACT CCTGAAAATCCTGCGGAGCTTGGCGGGAAGATATACGAGATGATGGGTATGGCTCTCTCAGGAAAATGGTCCCCAGCTATGGAAGCAGAGGTAATGGAGCAGAGTAAGATGATCAATGGTTCGGAGGCTGCTATTGAAGCAGAGGTGGTACCAGTTGAAGCTGGCACGGGTCAGAAATGA
- the LOC113351645 gene encoding uncharacterized protein LOC113351645 has product MSIYSYMLLLLLLTVTVPSSKSKPDSIDQAELQSAIRDMRSKYYYGFVMLLEMLLNSPNYTALQGPDVTFLMPDDEELSVLSISPDGLTDFMLNHSIPRCMNYEDFAHMPAGTMIPTNLPRNMLRIITDRSAHVFVNQARIVAPDLCSAGTIKCHGLNRILSDIRSIKKPIRKLPVPQENTTKTTGPGSPPNRVDDDDDDQD; this is encoded by the coding sequence ATGAGTATCTATTCTTACATGCTTCTTTTACTGCTACTCACAGTCACAGTCCCTTCATCAAAAAGCAAACCAGATAGTATCGACCAAGCAGAGCTACAGTCAGCCATCCGCGACATGAGATCAAAATACTACTACGGATTCGTCATGCTTTTAGAAATGTTACTCAACTCCCCAAATTATACTGCTTTACAAGGCCCTGACGTGACGTTCCTCATgccagatgatgaagaacttTCAGTACTTTCTATATCTCCGGACGGACTAACAGATTTCATGCTCAACCATTCGATCCCAAGAtgtatgaactatgaagattttGCACACATGCCTGCGGGAACCATGATTCCAACAAATTTACCGAGAAACATGCTCAGAATTATTACAGATAGAAGTGCACATGTGTTCGTCAATCAGGCACGAATTGTAGCTCCAGATTTGTGCTCAGCTGGTACGATCAAGTGTCACGGACTGAATAGGATTCTATCCGACATAAGAAGCATTAAGAAGCCAATAAGGAAGCTGCCAGTGCCTCAAGAAAATACTACCAAAACTACAGGACCAGGTAGTCCTCCCAACagagttgatgatgatgatgacgaccaAGATTAA
- the LOC113348476 gene encoding heat shock protein 90-6, mitochondrial-like isoform X1, giving the protein MHKLSRLSSSSILRNGGSRYRGVASSISASTSQYDSTGVSDSNKSTSRWYSSITTGRSNSSHSTPKFNLRNGFYLSNRYESTSAAASDATDSPPAEKFEYQAEVSRLMDLIVHSLYSNKEVFLRELISNASDALDKLRFLSVTDPGLMKESSELDIRVQTDKDNGIITITDSGIGMTREEIVDCLGTIAQSGTAKFLKALKDSKDSGSDNNLIGQFGVGFYSAFLVADRVVVSTKSPKSEKQYVWEGEANASSYTIREETDPEKLIPRGTRLTLYLKRDDKGFAHPERVQKLVKNYSQFVSFPIYTWQEKGYTKEVEVDEDPAEVKKEGDDNQIEKKKKTKTVVERYWDWELTNETKPLWLRNPKEVTTEEYNDFYKQTFNEYLEPLASSHFTTEGEVEFRSVLYVPAISPTGKDDITNPKTKNIRLYVKRVFISDDFDGELFPRYLSFVKGVVDSNDLPLNVSREILQESRIVRIMRKRLVRKAFDMILGIAMSENPEDYEKFWDNFGKNIKLGCIEDRENQKRLAPLLRFFSSQADEVMISLDEYVENMMPEQKDIYYIASDSLTSAQNAPFLEKLKEKEYEVLFLVDPIDEVAIQNLKSYKEKNFVDISKEDLDMGDKDEEKEKQIKQEFGVTCDWMKKRLGDKVASVQISNRLSSSPCVLVSGKFGWSANMERLMKAQSLGDTSSLDYMRGRRVLEINAEHAIIKNLSVACKSSPDDQEALRAIDLLYNTALISSGFTPENPAELGGKIYEMMGMALSGKWSPAMEAEVMEQSKMINGSEAAIEAEVVPVEAGTGQK; this is encoded by the exons ATGCATAAGCTATCGAgactttcttcttcctctattcTTCGTAATGGTGGCTCACGGTATCGCGGTGTTGCTTCCTCAATTTCAGCATCCACTTCTCAATATGATTCG ACTGGAGTCAGTGATTCGAACAAATCAACAAGCAGATGGTATTCATCAATAACCACAGGGAGAAGCAATTCTTCTCACTCAACACCGAAGTTTAATTTAAGAAATGGTTTTTATTTGAGTAACCGTTATGAATCAACCTCGGCGGCAGCATCAGATGCTACAGATTCACCACCTGCTGAAAAGTTTGAGTACCAAGCAGAA GTTAGTCGTTTGATGGATCTCATTGTTCACAGCTTGTATAGTAACAAAGAAGTGTTTCTCCGAGAGCTCATCAG CAATGCTAGTGATGCGCTGGACAAGCTGCGGTTTTTGAGTGTTACAGATCCTGGGCTTATGAAAGAATCAAGTGAGCTGGATATCCGAGTTCAGACAGACAAGGATAATGGGATCATTACTATCAC TGACTCTGGAATTGGTATGACTCGGGAAGAAATTGTTGATTGTCTTGGAACTATTGCTCAGAGTGGAACTGCTAAGTTTTTAAAGGCTTTAAAG GATAGCAAGGATTCTGGATCTGACAACAATTTAATAGGTCAATTTGGTGTTGGATTTtattcagcttttcttgtggcTGATAGG GTTGTTGTCTCAACTAAGAGCCCAAAATCTGAAAAGCAATATGTATGGGAGGGAGAGGCTAATGCGAGCTCGTATACAATCCGGGAGGAGACAGACCCGGAGAAGCTTATTCCAAGAGGAACTCGTTTAACATTATATCTCAAG CGTGATGACAAAGGTTTTGCGCATCCGGAAAGGGTCCAGAAACTTGTGAAGAACTACTCTCAGTTTGTATCGTTCCCTATATATACCTGGCAAGAAAAGGGATATACCAAAGAG GTTGAGGTTGATGAGGATCCAGCTGAAGTAAAAAAGGAAGGAGATGATAACCAAATTGAG aagaagaagaagaccaaaACTGTGGTTGAAAGATACTGGGACTGGGAGCTTACAAATGAAACTAAACCTTTATGG CTTCGCAATCCTAAGGAAGTGACTACGGAAGAGTATAATGATTTCTACAAGCAAACTTTCAATGAGTACTTGGAGCCATTGGCATCTTCTCATTTTACAACAGAG GGTGAGGTTGAATTCAGGTCTGTACTTTATGTGCCAGCCATTAGTCCAACGGGAAAAGATGACATAACAAACCCAAAGACGAAGAACATTAGGCTTTATGTTAAGCGAGTGTTCATTTCGGACGACTTTGACGGAGAGCTG TTCCCTAGATATCTTAGCTTCGTGAAAGGTGTTGTAGATTCAAACGATCTTCCACTAAATGTCTCACGTGAGATTCTTCAAGAGAGCCGTATT GTGCGTATTATGAGGAAACGGTTGGTGCGCAAGGCCTTTGATATGATCTTGGGTATCGCTATGAGTGAGAACCCCGAG GATTATGAAAAGTTCTGGGATAACTTTGGAAAGAATATAAAATTGGGTTGTATCGAGGATCGTGAAAACCAAAAGCGTCTTGCTCCCCTTCTTCGATTTTTCTCCTCTCAGGCTGATGAAGTGATGATCAGCTTGGATGAATATGTTGAGAATATGATGCCCGAGCAGAAGGATATCTACTATATTGCATCAGATAGTTTGACTAGTGCTCAGAATGCACCATTTTTAGAGAAGCTCAAGGAGAAGGAATATGAA GTGCTATTTCTAGTTGATCCCATCGATGAGGTCGCTATCCAAAACCTAAAGTCCTACAAGGAGAAAAACTTTGTGGACATTAGCAAGGAAGATTTGGATATGG GTGATAAGGATGAGGAGAAGGAGAAACAGATCAAGCAGGAGTTTGGTGTAACTTGTGATTGGATGAAGAAGCGTCTGGGTGATAAAGTTGCGAGTGTTCAAATCTCCAATCGTCTGAGCAGCTCACCTTGTGTTCTTGTGTCTGGAAAGTTTGGCTGGTCAGCTAATATGGAGAG GCTGATGAAGGCTCAGTCACTTGGAGACACATCTTCCTTGGACTATATGAGAGGGAGGAGAGTATTGGAGATTAATGCAGAGCATGCAATCATCAAAAACTTGAGT GTTGCATGCAAGAGTAGCCCTGATGATCAAGAGGCACTGCGGGCAATTGATCTTTTGTATAATACAGCTTTAATCTCTAGCGGCTTCACT CCTGAAAATCCTGCGGAGCTTGGCGGGAAGATATACGAGATGATGGGTATGGCTCTCTCAGGAAAATGGTCCCCAGCTATGGAAGCAGAGGTAATGGAGCAGAGTAAGATGATCAATGGTTCGGAGGCTGCTATTGAAGCAGAGGTGGTACCAGTTGAAGCTGGCACGGGTCAGAAATGA